A DNA window from Microcystis aeruginosa NIES-843 contains the following coding sequences:
- a CDS encoding acyl carrier protein encodes MINQYLDDMVSLSEEKLNQLEANRDQIVWDLATRIYKESGHKVELHIIGNLINSRIEVMRYQLFFSQSSLLESRIINEEKAIKIASQKANAVINDKNNDDTEKITSQDNERKLAIFIKVQEIISDQLDVEKSEIHIDDELFYLKSKENVGSYSSYSSYSSCSSFVRNSWSDLLSNWGGDELDTIELIMTLEEEFDLELSDEKCQEFTTVKKLVDYLAENLGK; translated from the coding sequence ATGATCAATCAGTATTTGGATGATATGGTATCTCTGAGTGAAGAAAAATTAAACCAGCTAGAAGCAAACCGCGATCAGATTGTTTGGGATTTAGCCACAAGAATTTACAAGGAAAGTGGTCATAAAGTAGAACTTCATATAATAGGAAACTTAATTAATTCTAGAATTGAAGTTATGAGATATCAGTTATTTTTCAGTCAATCCAGTCTATTAGAATCAAGGATAATCAATGAAGAGAAAGCTATTAAAATAGCATCACAAAAAGCTAATGCTGTTATTAACGATAAAAACAATGATGATACCGAGAAAATAACGTCACAAGACAATGAACGAAAACTGGCAATTTTTATCAAAGTTCAAGAGATAATTAGTGATCAATTAGATGTGGAAAAGTCTGAGATACATATTGATGATGAACTATTTTATTTAAAATCTAAGGAAAACGTCGGTAGTTATAGTTCTTATAGTTCTTATAGTTCTTGTAGTTCTTTTGTCCGGAATAGTTGGTCTGACTTATTATCAAATTGGGGAGGAGATGAACTTGATACAATTGAATTAATCATGACTTTAGAAGAAGAATTTGATCTAGAACTTTCAGACGAAAAATGCCAAGAATTTACAACAGTGAAAAAGCTAGTTGATTATCTGGCTGAAAATTTAGGCAAGTAA
- a CDS encoding universal stress protein: MNNTETLSVDRDTNKLYNKILVAVDYQDVTPEVLNTAILLAKTYASELRIIYSLSKPLTPYTETFIYGNLIGYGGGYPPDMIALEQQITEEMQAELQAWLNGLVDRAKEDNIIARADYYIGDPGQKICQVAQQEGIDLIIVGRHGRSGLSELILGSVSNYVVHHAPCSVLVVHITH; encoded by the coding sequence ATGAATAATACGGAAACACTCTCAGTCGATCGGGATACCAACAAACTCTATAATAAAATTCTCGTGGCTGTGGATTATCAAGATGTCACTCCAGAGGTATTGAATACGGCTATTCTCTTAGCGAAAACCTACGCTAGTGAGTTGCGGATTATTTATAGTCTGTCTAAACCTTTGACTCCCTACACGGAAACTTTTATTTATGGTAATCTGATCGGTTATGGTGGCGGTTATCCCCCCGATATGATCGCCTTAGAACAACAAATCACCGAAGAAATGCAAGCGGAATTACAAGCTTGGTTAAACGGTTTAGTCGATCGAGCTAAGGAGGATAATATCATAGCCCGGGCTGATTATTATATCGGTGATCCGGGACAGAAAATTTGTCAAGTTGCCCAGCAAGAGGGGATAGATTTAATTATTGTTGGTCGTCACGGTCGATCGGGTTTATCTGAGTTAATCTTAGGTAGTGTCAGTAATTATGTGGTACATCATGCTCCCTGTTCGGTTTTGGTGGTACACATCACTCATTAA